From a region of the Microterricola gilva genome:
- the rpoB gene encoding DNA-directed RNA polymerase subunit beta, whose amino-acid sequence MAAARNATTNSPKNGRAASRLSFAKITDTLTVPDLLALQTESFDWLVGNDAWKARLAEAKAAGRTDLPEHTGLDEIFEEISPIEDLGETMQLSFTNPELEPEKYTIDECKQKGKTYSAPLYVNAEFMNHLTGEIKTQTVFMGDFPLMTPKGTFVINGSERVVVSQLVRSPGVYFERQQEKTSDKDIFSARVIPSRGAWLEFEIDKRDQVGVRIDRKRKQSVTVFLKALGLTSEEIMEEFKGFASIELTLEKDAILTKEEALKDIYRKLRPGEQVAAEAARALLDNFYFNPKRYDLAKVGRYKINNKLGLEAPLTDSVLTVQDIIATIKYLVSLHDGQTTMRGTRQGKAVDLRLDTDDIDNFGNRRIRAVGELIQNQVRTGLSRMERVVRERMTTQDIEAITPQTLINVRPVVAAIKEFFGTSQLSQFMDQNNPLAGLTHKRRLSALGPGGLSRDRAGVEVRDVHPSHYGRMCPIETPEGPNIGLIGSLASFARINSFGFIETPYRKVVDGVVTKQIDYLTAMEEDDYIVAQANAPLKADGRFAEDRVLARKKGGEVDLFAHDEIGYMDVSPRQMVSVATSLIPFLEHDDANRALMGANMQRQAVPLLRSDSPLVGTGMEGFAAIDAGDVVTAEKSGVVAEVSADAVTIQLDEGGTQSYFLRKFDRSNQGTSYNNRVIVSAGDRIEAGEVIADGPATDNGELALGKNLLVAFMPWEGHNFEDAIILSQNLVKDDVLSSIHIEEYDVDARDTKLGKEEITRDLPNVSPELLADLDERGIIRIGAEVRPGDILVGKVTPKGETELSAEERLLRAIFNEKSREVRDTSLKVPHGEQGTIIGVKVFDSEQDDELGSGVNQRVVVYIAQKRKITEGDKLAGRHGNKGVISKILPVEDMPFLADGTPVDVILNPLGIPGRMNFGQVLETHLGWIAKQGWKVEGSPAWAKKLPKQAHEAAPGTKVATPVFDGASEEEIEGLLDSTTLTRDGDRLIDRTGKAQLFDGRSGEPYPHPVSVGYMYILKLHHLVDDKIHARSTGPYSMITQQPLGGKAQFGGQRFGEMEVWALEAYGAAYALQELLTIKSDDILGRVKVYEAIVKGENIQEPGIPESFKVLIKEMQSLCLNVEVLSADGTAVSLRDTDDEVFRAAEELGINISARFESSSVDEI is encoded by the coding sequence TTGGCTGCTGCGCGCAACGCAACCACCAACTCACCCAAGAACGGTCGCGCCGCATCGCGTCTCTCGTTCGCAAAGATCACTGACACCCTGACGGTCCCGGACCTTCTGGCTCTGCAGACCGAGAGCTTTGACTGGCTCGTCGGTAACGACGCCTGGAAGGCGCGTCTTGCAGAGGCGAAGGCCGCCGGCCGGACAGACCTGCCGGAGCACACCGGCCTCGACGAGATCTTCGAGGAGATCTCGCCCATCGAGGACCTCGGCGAAACGATGCAGCTCAGCTTCACCAACCCGGAGCTCGAGCCTGAGAAGTACACGATCGACGAGTGCAAGCAGAAGGGCAAGACCTACTCTGCGCCCCTCTACGTGAACGCCGAGTTCATGAACCACCTCACCGGCGAGATCAAGACTCAGACCGTGTTCATGGGTGACTTCCCGTTGATGACCCCCAAGGGCACCTTCGTGATCAACGGCTCGGAGCGCGTCGTCGTTTCGCAGCTCGTTCGTTCGCCCGGTGTGTACTTTGAGCGTCAGCAGGAGAAGACCTCCGACAAGGACATCTTCTCTGCCCGCGTGATCCCCAGCCGTGGTGCATGGCTCGAGTTCGAGATCGACAAGCGCGACCAGGTCGGCGTTCGCATCGACCGCAAGCGCAAGCAGTCTGTCACCGTGTTCCTCAAGGCTCTCGGACTCACCTCCGAAGAGATCATGGAGGAGTTCAAGGGCTTCGCGTCCATCGAGCTCACCCTTGAGAAGGACGCCATCCTCACCAAGGAAGAGGCGCTCAAGGACATCTACCGCAAGCTCCGCCCGGGCGAGCAGGTTGCCGCTGAGGCCGCGCGTGCGCTGCTCGACAACTTCTACTTCAACCCGAAGCGCTACGACCTCGCCAAGGTGGGTCGTTACAAGATCAACAACAAGCTCGGCCTCGAAGCCCCGCTGACCGACTCGGTGCTGACCGTCCAGGACATCATCGCGACGATCAAGTACCTCGTGTCGCTGCACGACGGCCAGACCACCATGCGTGGCACCCGTCAGGGCAAGGCTGTTGACCTGCGTCTCGACACCGACGACATCGACAACTTCGGCAACCGTCGCATCCGCGCCGTCGGCGAGCTCATCCAGAACCAGGTTCGCACCGGTCTCTCCCGCATGGAGCGCGTCGTCCGCGAGCGCATGACCACGCAGGACATCGAGGCGATCACGCCGCAGACCCTGATCAACGTGCGCCCCGTCGTCGCCGCGATCAAGGAGTTCTTCGGAACGTCGCAGCTGTCGCAGTTCATGGACCAGAACAACCCGCTCGCGGGTCTGACCCACAAGCGCCGCCTGTCGGCCCTTGGCCCGGGTGGTCTCTCCCGTGACCGCGCCGGCGTCGAGGTGCGAGACGTTCACCCGTCCCACTACGGCCGCATGTGCCCGATTGAGACGCCTGAAGGCCCGAACATCGGTCTGATCGGTTCGCTCGCATCGTTCGCGCGCATCAACTCCTTCGGCTTCATCGAGACGCCGTACCGCAAGGTCGTCGACGGTGTCGTGACCAAGCAGATCGACTACCTCACCGCGATGGAAGAGGACGACTACATCGTCGCCCAGGCCAACGCGCCGCTGAAGGCAGACGGCCGCTTCGCCGAGGACCGCGTCCTCGCTCGTAAGAAGGGTGGAGAGGTCGACCTCTTCGCTCACGACGAGATCGGCTACATGGATGTCTCGCCGCGCCAGATGGTGTCGGTGGCAACCTCGCTCATCCCGTTCCTCGAGCACGATGACGCGAACCGCGCCCTCATGGGTGCCAACATGCAGCGTCAGGCTGTCCCGCTGCTCCGCAGCGACTCGCCGCTCGTCGGAACCGGCATGGAGGGCTTCGCGGCCATCGACGCCGGCGACGTCGTCACCGCCGAGAAGTCCGGTGTCGTTGCCGAGGTCTCGGCCGACGCCGTCACCATCCAGCTCGACGAGGGTGGAACGCAGAGCTACTTCCTGCGCAAGTTCGACCGCTCCAACCAGGGCACCAGCTACAACAACCGCGTCATCGTCTCCGCGGGTGACCGCATCGAGGCCGGCGAGGTCATCGCTGATGGCCCGGCGACCGACAACGGTGAGCTTGCTCTCGGTAAGAACCTGCTCGTCGCGTTCATGCCGTGGGAGGGTCACAACTTCGAGGACGCCATCATCCTGAGCCAGAACCTGGTGAAGGATGACGTGCTCAGCTCGATTCACATCGAGGAGTACGACGTCGACGCCCGCGACACCAAGCTCGGCAAGGAAGAGATCACGCGTGACCTTCCGAACGTGAGCCCGGAGCTGCTGGCCGACCTCGACGAGCGTGGCATCATCCGCATCGGTGCCGAGGTTCGCCCCGGCGACATCCTCGTCGGCAAGGTCACGCCGAAGGGCGAGACCGAGCTGTCCGCCGAGGAGCGCCTGCTGCGCGCGATCTTCAACGAGAAGAGCCGCGAAGTCCGTGACACGAGCCTCAAGGTTCCCCACGGCGAGCAGGGCACCATCATCGGTGTCAAGGTGTTCGACTCGGAGCAGGACGACGAGCTCGGCTCTGGCGTCAACCAGCGCGTTGTCGTCTACATCGCCCAGAAGCGCAAGATCACCGAGGGTGACAAGCTCGCCGGTCGTCACGGCAACAAGGGTGTCATCTCCAAGATCCTCCCGGTCGAGGACATGCCATTCCTCGCCGACGGCACCCCCGTCGACGTCATCCTGAACCCGCTCGGTATCCCGGGTCGAATGAACTTCGGCCAGGTCCTGGAGACCCACCTCGGGTGGATCGCCAAGCAGGGCTGGAAGGTTGAGGGAAGCCCCGCCTGGGCCAAGAAGCTGCCCAAGCAGGCTCACGAGGCTGCCCCTGGCACCAAGGTTGCGACCCCCGTGTTCGACGGCGCGTCCGAGGAAGAGATCGAGGGTCTTCTCGACTCCACGACGCTCACCCGCGACGGCGACCGTCTGATCGACCGCACCGGCAAGGCCCAGCTCTTCGATGGTCGCTCCGGCGAGCCGTACCCGCACCCGGTTTCGGTCGGTTACATGTACATCCTGAAGCTGCACCACCTCGTCGACGACAAGATCCACGCTCGTTCGACCGGCCCGTACTCGATGATCACCCAGCAGCCGCTCGGTGGTAAGGCGCAGTTCGGTGGACAGCGATTCGGTGAGATGGAGGTGTGGGCCCTCGAGGCCTATGGCGCCGCCTACGCACTGCAGGAGCTCCTCACGATCAAGTCGGATGACATCCTCGGCCGCGTCAAGGTCTACGAGGCCATCGTCAAGGGCGAGAACATCCAGGAGCCCGGCATCCCCGAGTCCTTCAAGGTTCTGATCAAGGAGATGCAGTCGCTCTGCCTGAACGTCGAGGTGCTCTCGGCCGACGGCACCGCGGTGAGCCTGCGCGACACGGATGACGAGGTGTTCCGCGCTGCGGAAGAGCTCGGCATCAACATCTCCGCCCGGTTTGAGTCCTCGTCTGTTGACGAGATCTAA
- a CDS encoding PQQ-dependent sugar dehydrogenase — MHGRGRQGLVAALGALVLSVAALTGCTATVPERAPSPAPSSPAPRPTASAPASAQPVLVPVQPSGEPGAVAGGLDAPWSILRMTAAGVGAAGDAASGAEPAVTTADGTVIPDGTTLLSERDTGDILELLGDGSTRVVGTVDGVAHGGEGGLLGLAARSVGAALAPGAGAGTATQPPAASGTWVYAYFTSDSDNRIVRMPLQGAAGALALGAAEPVASGIPRASNHDGGRIAFGPDGMLYATAGDAGDSANAQNVDSLGGKILRMTPSGTVPDGNPFGTLVWSIGHRNPQGIGWDSRGRLWASEFGQNTWDELNLITPGANYGWPVVEGAAGDPSFVDPVLQWSTSDASPSGLAVISDTVFIAALRGERIWRWVPDAGQAPTALFTGEFGRIRDVAAGPDGTLWFLSNNTDGRGDPAVGDDRLWQVALVPAGG; from the coding sequence GTGCACGGCAGAGGACGGCAGGGACTCGTTGCGGCGCTGGGCGCGCTGGTGCTGTCCGTGGCCGCGCTGACCGGATGCACGGCGACCGTGCCGGAGCGCGCGCCGAGCCCGGCGCCGTCGAGCCCCGCTCCGCGGCCGACGGCGAGCGCGCCGGCATCCGCCCAGCCCGTGCTCGTCCCTGTGCAGCCGAGCGGGGAACCGGGGGCCGTGGCGGGTGGCCTCGATGCGCCGTGGTCGATCCTGCGGATGACGGCAGCCGGCGTCGGCGCGGCGGGCGACGCCGCGTCCGGGGCGGAGCCTGCCGTCACGACGGCTGACGGCACCGTGATCCCCGACGGAACGACCCTGCTGAGCGAGCGCGACACCGGCGACATCCTGGAGCTGCTCGGCGACGGCAGCACCCGCGTCGTCGGAACCGTCGACGGCGTCGCCCACGGTGGAGAGGGCGGCCTGCTCGGGCTCGCAGCACGCTCGGTCGGCGCGGCGCTGGCGCCCGGCGCCGGTGCTGGCACGGCCACGCAGCCGCCTGCGGCATCCGGCACCTGGGTCTACGCCTACTTCACGAGCGACTCGGACAACCGCATCGTGCGGATGCCGCTGCAGGGGGCGGCAGGCGCGCTGGCGCTCGGGGCGGCAGAGCCGGTGGCGAGCGGGATCCCGCGCGCGAGCAACCATGACGGCGGGCGCATCGCCTTCGGTCCGGACGGCATGCTCTACGCGACGGCCGGTGACGCGGGCGACAGCGCCAACGCGCAGAACGTCGACAGCCTCGGCGGCAAGATCCTGCGCATGACGCCGAGCGGGACGGTGCCGGACGGCAACCCATTCGGCACGCTGGTCTGGAGCATCGGCCACCGCAACCCACAGGGCATCGGATGGGACTCGCGCGGGCGGCTCTGGGCGAGCGAGTTCGGCCAGAACACGTGGGACGAGCTCAACCTCATCACCCCCGGCGCCAACTACGGCTGGCCGGTCGTCGAGGGCGCAGCGGGCGACCCGAGCTTCGTCGACCCCGTGCTGCAGTGGTCGACCAGCGACGCCAGCCCGAGCGGCCTGGCCGTCATCAGCGACACCGTCTTCATCGCCGCGCTCCGCGGCGAGCGCATCTGGCGCTGGGTTCCGGATGCCGGCCAGGCGCCGACCGCGCTGTTCACCGGGGAGTTCGGGCGCATCCGCGACGTGGCGGCCGGGCCAGACGGAACGCTGTGGTTCCTCAGCAACAACACGGACGGGCGGGGCGACCCGGCCGTTGGCGACGACCGGCTCTGGCAGGTCGCGCTCGTGCCGGCCGGCGGCTGA
- a CDS encoding spermidine synthase, whose amino-acid sequence MSSRRGNDDIPSVTLALSGHKAEITPDSYVEGAYQLVVDGTPQSHVNMDDPSELFFEYIQRMGHVIDLIGDPGEPITAVHLGAGALTLPRYVEATRPGSRQQVVEIESDLVDLVRSALPWSKRAQIRVRHGDAREVLGKLPPGLHGTVDLVVIDIFSGARTPAHVTSREFYALAAPLLSPRGVMVVNVADGPGSAFAKSQAATLRSVLPNVIAMAEAQVLKGRRFGNFVFVAAPNPIDTDWLPRLLAGGPHPAKVIDGAELDAFANAGTVVTDATATASPLPERTIFQLKR is encoded by the coding sequence ATGAGTTCACGGCGCGGCAACGACGACATCCCGAGCGTCACGCTCGCCCTCAGCGGGCACAAGGCGGAGATCACCCCGGACAGCTACGTCGAGGGCGCGTACCAGCTCGTCGTCGACGGCACACCGCAGTCGCACGTGAACATGGACGACCCGAGCGAGCTGTTCTTCGAGTACATCCAGCGCATGGGCCACGTGATCGACCTGATCGGCGATCCGGGCGAACCGATCACGGCGGTGCACCTCGGCGCCGGCGCGCTCACCCTCCCCCGCTACGTCGAGGCGACCAGGCCGGGCTCCCGCCAGCAGGTCGTCGAGATCGAGAGCGACCTCGTCGACCTCGTGCGCTCGGCTCTGCCGTGGTCGAAGCGGGCGCAGATCCGGGTGCGCCACGGCGACGCCCGCGAGGTGCTCGGCAAGCTGCCACCTGGGCTGCACGGCACCGTCGACCTCGTCGTCATCGACATCTTCTCCGGCGCGCGCACCCCGGCCCACGTGACCAGCCGCGAGTTCTACGCGCTCGCCGCTCCCCTGCTCTCCCCGCGCGGCGTCATGGTCGTCAACGTCGCCGACGGTCCGGGTTCCGCCTTCGCCAAGTCGCAGGCCGCGACGCTGCGCTCCGTGCTGCCGAACGTCATCGCGATGGCGGAGGCACAGGTTCTGAAGGGCCGCCGCTTCGGCAACTTCGTGTTCGTGGCAGCGCCGAACCCGATCGACACCGACTGGCTGCCCCGGCTGCTCGCCGGCGGGCCGCACCCGGCCAAGGTCATCGACGGGGCGGAGCTCGACGCCTTCGCGAACGCCGGCACCGTCGTGACGGATGCCACGGCAACCGCCTCGCCGCTGCCGGAGCGCACGATCTTCCAGCTGAAGCGCTAG
- a CDS encoding SprT-like domain-containing protein encodes MADLERVRHWANALIALHLNPAIWTFGFDNAKKRAGLCNFTAKRITVSRYLAARYDDDEIHQILLHEVAHALAGSRAGHGPRWAAIARDLGYEGERTHHGEIADELAPWLGLCPAGHTHYRYRKPVRQLSCGVCGRGFSMANLIVWEHRVITPAARRLAAARSS; translated from the coding sequence ATGGCAGATCTCGAACGGGTGAGGCACTGGGCGAACGCGCTCATCGCCCTGCACCTCAACCCTGCCATCTGGACCTTCGGCTTCGACAATGCCAAGAAGCGCGCCGGCCTCTGCAATTTCACCGCCAAGCGCATCACGGTCTCCCGCTATCTCGCCGCCCGCTACGACGACGACGAGATCCACCAGATCCTGTTGCACGAGGTCGCGCACGCGCTGGCCGGCTCCAGGGCCGGCCACGGTCCGCGCTGGGCGGCGATCGCCCGCGATCTCGGCTACGAGGGCGAACGCACCCACCACGGCGAGATCGCCGACGAGCTCGCCCCCTGGCTCGGCCTCTGCCCCGCCGGCCACACGCACTACCGCTACCGCAAGCCGGTGCGCCAGCTCTCCTGCGGCGTCTGTGGCCGCGGATTCTCGATGGCCAACCTCATCGTCTGGGAGCACCGCGTGATCACCCCGGCCGCCAGGCGCCTGGCGGCGGCGCGCAGCAGCTGA
- a CDS encoding CGNR zinc finger domain-containing protein, with product MAVASVVIPTGQWLAPDDGTRWWFDSGSAALDFAYTGSIVAEQADGGPRDDSGAGVELLHSLDNLIAWLAERFGSVQGAPRPGDLDDARGLRDSIARLAVASSLGEELAASDIDIVNLFAATPDVPPALSGGTRQAGHASVRTQQALSTLAREAVRLFGPEAGGRIRSCSAEDCSLIYLDTSRAGSRRWCSMQRCGNRAKVRKHRAKAASAA from the coding sequence ATGGCAGTTGCGAGTGTTGTGATCCCCACGGGTCAGTGGTTGGCCCCGGATGACGGCACACGCTGGTGGTTCGATTCCGGCTCGGCCGCGCTCGATTTCGCGTACACCGGCAGCATCGTCGCCGAGCAGGCAGACGGCGGTCCGCGCGACGATTCCGGTGCGGGCGTCGAGCTGCTGCACAGCCTCGACAACCTCATCGCCTGGCTGGCCGAGCGCTTCGGTTCCGTGCAGGGCGCGCCCAGGCCGGGCGACCTCGACGATGCGCGGGGCCTCCGTGACTCGATCGCGCGCCTGGCGGTCGCCTCCTCCCTCGGCGAGGAGCTCGCGGCATCCGACATCGACATCGTCAACCTCTTCGCCGCGACCCCCGACGTTCCGCCAGCCCTGTCCGGCGGAACGCGCCAGGCCGGGCACGCCAGCGTGCGAACGCAGCAGGCGCTCTCCACCCTCGCCCGCGAGGCCGTGCGCCTGTTCGGGCCGGAGGCGGGCGGGCGGATCCGCAGCTGCTCGGCCGAGGACTGCTCGCTGATCTATCTCGACACCTCGCGTGCCGGCAGCCGGCGGTGGTGCTCGATGCAGCGCTGCGGCAACCGCGCCAAGGTGCGCAAGCACCGCGCCAAGGCCGCCAGCGCGGCGTAG
- a CDS encoding proline racemase family protein: MTMTPSLSVRTVDYHTAGEPFRIILDGMPAIPGETVGARRVFAQRSEEIDRYRRLLCNEPRGHADMYGGFIVPPDDDGADLGVLFWHKDGFSTACGHGTIALGVWAVDSGLVDAADDGVTTVTVDVPSGRVAARVERVGGRTTRVTFRNVPSYVIARGVPVSTSRGDVLVDLSYSGAIYASLRASDVGLAVTPENYTDLIAIGREVKWLLNDSDHARHPADERLSGVYGTILFDELTATASGPHQRNVTVFADGEVDRSPCGSGTGARVALLADDGTLRAEQTLRHESIVGTVFEAGFEPGPLAEHGAATVIPEVTGSAHKTGEHLFVLDGDDELGTGFVLR; this comes from the coding sequence ATGACGATGACGCCATCACTCTCTGTCCGCACGGTCGACTACCACACGGCCGGCGAGCCGTTCCGGATCATCCTCGACGGGATGCCGGCCATCCCCGGCGAGACGGTCGGGGCGCGGCGGGTGTTCGCCCAGCGCAGTGAAGAGATCGACCGCTACCGCCGCCTGCTCTGCAACGAGCCGCGCGGCCACGCCGACATGTACGGCGGATTCATCGTTCCGCCCGACGACGACGGAGCGGACCTCGGCGTGCTGTTCTGGCACAAGGACGGCTTCTCGACGGCGTGCGGGCACGGCACCATCGCCCTGGGCGTGTGGGCCGTCGACTCCGGGCTGGTCGACGCCGCGGATGACGGCGTCACCACGGTCACCGTCGACGTCCCGTCCGGACGCGTCGCCGCCAGGGTCGAACGGGTCGGCGGCCGCACGACGCGGGTGACGTTCCGCAATGTGCCGTCCTACGTGATCGCCCGCGGCGTGCCCGTCTCCACCAGCCGCGGTGACGTGCTCGTCGATCTCAGCTACAGCGGGGCGATCTACGCCTCGCTGCGCGCCTCCGACGTCGGGCTCGCGGTCACGCCGGAGAACTACACCGATCTCATCGCGATCGGGCGCGAGGTCAAGTGGTTGCTCAACGACTCCGACCACGCCAGGCACCCGGCCGACGAGCGGCTCTCCGGCGTCTACGGCACGATCCTCTTCGACGAGCTCACCGCCACGGCATCCGGCCCGCACCAGCGCAACGTCACCGTCTTCGCCGACGGCGAGGTCGACCGCTCCCCCTGCGGCTCCGGCACCGGCGCCCGCGTCGCACTGTTGGCCGATGACGGAACGCTGCGGGCGGAGCAGACGCTGCGCCACGAATCGATCGTGGGCACGGTCTTCGAGGCCGGCTTCGAGCCCGGCCCGCTCGCCGAGCACGGCGCCGCCACCGTCATTCCAGAGGTGACCGGCTCCGCGCACAAGACCGGAGAGCACCTCTTCGTCCTCGACGGCGACGACGAGCTCGGCACGGGATTCGTGCTGCGATGA